DNA from Triticum aestivum cultivar Chinese Spring chromosome 7D, IWGSC CS RefSeq v2.1, whole genome shotgun sequence:
ccAAACAtccagcctttcttgcaacaatttagtttctaaatgcttatgcctcttgcaatatctatcttccctatttggtgtgtatttgcaaacccaatgcactccacaaaaattgacatgtttataggagccattttcatcataactagtgcaatcatcattagtactatggatattcaaggagttcatactaacaacattgcaatcatgctcatcattcaaagatttagtgccaaacattttaatgcattcttcttctaacactttggcacaattttccttcccatcatactcacgaaacatattaaaaagatgaagcgtatgagacaaactcaattccatttttttggtagttttcttttatagactaaactagtgataaaacaagaaacaaaaagattcgattgcaagatctaaagatataccttcaagcactcacctccccggcaacggcgccagaaactgcttgatgtctactacgcaatcttcttcttgtagacgttgttgggcctccaagtgcagaggtttgtagtacagtagcaaatttccctcaagtggatgacctaaggtttatcaatccgtgggaggcgtaggatgaagatggtctctctcaaacaaccctgcaacaaaataacaaagagtctcttgtgtccccaacacacccaatacaatggtaaattgtataggtgcactagttcggcgaagagatggtgatacaagtgcaatatggatggtagatataggtttttgtaatctgaaaatataaaaacagcaaggtaacaagtggtaaaagtgagcgtaaacggtattgcaatgctaggaaaacaaggcctagggttcatactttcactagtgcaagttctctcaacaataataacataattggatcatataaccatccctcaacatgcaacaaagagtcactccaaagtcactaatagcggagaacaaacgaagagattatggtagggtacgaaaccacctcaaagttattctttccaatcaatccgttgggctattcctataagtgtcacaaacagccctagagttcgtactagaataactccttaagacacaaatcaaccaaaaccctaatgtcacctagatactccaatgtcacatcaagtatccgtgggtatgattatacgatatgcatcacacaatctcagattcatctattcaaccaacacatagaacctcaaagagtgccaaaaagtttctatcggagaatcaagacgaaaacgtgtgccaacccctatgcataggttcatgggcggaacccgcaagttgatcaccaaaacatacatcaagtgaatcacgtgatatcccattgtcaccacagatacgcacggcaagacatacatcaagtgttctcaaatcattaaagactcaatccgataagattacttcaaagggaaaactcaatccattacaagagagtagaggggggggggaagcaacataagatccaactataatagcaaagctcgcgatacatcaagatcgtgccaaatcaagaacacgagagagagagagatcaaacacatagctactggtacataccctcagccccgagggtgaactactcccttctcgtcatggatatcgccgggatgatgaatatggccaccggtgagggttcccccctccggcagggtgccagaatagggtcccgattggtttttggtggctacagaggcttgcggcggcggaactcccgatctattctgtcccccgaagtttttagggtatatgggtatatataggaggaagaagtacgccaggggagccacgaggggcccacgagggtggagggcgcgccctggggcggtgggcgcgctccctgcctcgtggctccctcgtttctttcctgacatgcactccaagtctttcgggtagctttccttccaaaaataacttctccagaaggtttcattccgtttcgactccgtttgatattccttttctttgaaacactgaaacaaggaaaaaaacaggaactggcactgggctctgggtcaataggttagtcccaaaaataatataaaagtgcataataaagcccataaacatccaaaacagataatataatagcatggaacaataaaaaattatagatacgttggagacgtatcaggcaagtTCACACTGTACGTGATAAAACTCAGCTCGGATTCGATGATCCGATGTCgttcctatgcttgtggcccagctgacaatctcggcatcttcggtagtaggtgacatgcgaaggtgtTGATTATCCCTTCCGTACTTGAtcaggtgatgcatgaggtagaatccatcagcccTACTGGTGTGCGATTGCTGGATGTAGCAGAAGTTGGTCTTATGGCGGAAAACCAGCCCGGACTTCCTATGccttttcaccttgatatatccaccagacaggCTGAAGCTTATCAGGGCACTATCGAGAACACCCTTTATGTGCGTGTAATCCTTTTTCTTGATGTTCTTTGATGAGTCCAAGTACATAGCATGGGAGTATTCCAGGGATAGAACGATGAGCACGACGCCGCCCCCGCTGCgcaaattaagtacacctcaaattagcctccatgcttgcaaaggaatgattaacacttacgaaaggatatgcgtagatgacttacgtgggatgataaggcaggagaatcacttccttgtccttattagcgatcatgaTTTCGCCGAGGTACTTGCTTGCATAGTCACGGTGCTCTTTGcaaactgccaagaagctctcgtgcatatagTACGGGTCCGCAACGCAGATATATTTATGTTCTCGATCCTGATGAAGTAGTTGAGATACAACACATACAtgcggatgaactggaaatccagcttggtcatgtggaacatgtcgtagatgtagtcaaatcgTAGGATGAACTGATTCGCGGACCAGTTCTCGACGTACAACTTCCCACCCGGCACCTGAGCCGCGTAAAGCGGGTATCCTGGTTCTTTCGCGATcagaaggcttttctctctggcCAGCACATCTTCATGGAGTCTCTTTAGATCATTGTTCAGTATGTGCTCTAGCGCTTTGGCAGGTAGGATCGGCTCACCGGCGACATGGAAACACGTCTTACCTTCGACAGGTATTCTGTCTACCACCCGGGGCTTCAGAGGCAGCTGGCTTCTTGAAGTAGCTCTGGCGCCTTTAGGGCCTTTCTTGTCCAGTCTCCTCCTTTGCTTCTCGGTGGGTGgcggtagtgagcccaccataccttccctcACCACCACCCCCAATGTCGTCGGGCTAATCAGTGGACGGCCCTCGGGGGGTTGCTGGGTACAGGCGGCATCTGGAGGCATCTCCTGCGAGGATcgcttgaagagagactttttgtaTTCCGCCTTAGGACGTTCCGGCTCCGGCTAATCAGACAGCATCAAGGCATCATCTCCACGCTCATAACCTGAGTCTTCGTTgtcctgagccatcaatcctccatcatcataggtggtattgaaatacttgtctgggtcatcatcatcatcctccatgtcatcatcaacatttgcttcTTCGGCAGCGGGGACGACATGAtctggcactaatggaggctctccctcgcGTCGTACGCTACCACCCGCCACGACAGGTGCAGGTAATTTGGTAGGTGGGGTTGTGTTCATACCTTCTtgacactacaccacaacacttaaTTGGGGGCAGTTAACTGCCGGGAGAAATTGCTGAATAAGGGCAAACTATCTGTCGGGACATTTGTTACTGCCGATATATATACTTGAGGGCACGCAAACTGCCGGTAGAACTTGAGCCACAGGGGCATAGACACTGCCGGTATACTTTTCAGGCGCATATTCTGCCGGGACAACACAACCACGGCCCATTTTCTGCCGGGCCCCCTTATTTGGCGCCAACCTGAAATAGTATCGGGCCTAGCGCGGGAGACGTCTAAAAGGTTTGGCGGCCTAGCCCAACCTCTCTTCCCCAAATCCCTCCTAATCGACCCGCCCACTCCCGTCCATTCCAAACCCTACTTCCCCAAATCACagacccaccgccgccgccgccgccccccactccaccgccgtcCCTTCCTAACCCTACTTTTGGCCGGCCCGTTCTCCCCTTCCCTGTGCGCCGCCGTCCTACCTCTCTTCCTCCGCTCAGCTGCCATTTCCATGGAAGCGGCCCGAACTGGTCATTGCCGGATCTGGCGGTCTGGCCGCACTGGTGGTCGATGCTGCCGGATCTGGCCGCTCCGGGACTCATCAACGCCGCCCCGGTTGTTCACCTCCCCATCACCGCTTCCCCCATCACCATCCCGTCCGCCTCGTCCAAATCAGCTGAGAGGGTAGTCGCCTGTCTCCAGAGGAGTTCGTCCCCGACGGCCTCTCCAAGGACTCCCTCCCCCACACTCCCAACGCCACTGCCTTCCGAACATGGTATCCAGTTCAAGAAGGGTCGACCGCGAGCTGCATCGACATCGAGCGTTCCTCTTCTTCGTCGGGCCTGCACCATCTCGGGTTGCAGCCGTGCAGCACCTGCTGCTGTGGGGGACGGATGGAGCGGTACTGGTAGAGCTGCTCCACGCCGGCCCTGTCGAGCTCAACCACTAATTGTTCAACCACGCGCTGCGCCACCACTTCCTCTACACTCGCTACCAGTGAGCACCACAACGCCTCTATCATCATCGTGCTCATCACCTGTATGTATGGATCAAGATGCTATCACCTGTTTGTTTCCCTGTATGTCTTTTCAGAGTTAACAAGGATACTCATGGTCTAACGCACCAACTAAATCTTTTGTTCCTTAGGTGCTTCTTCACATATTTTATTAAGGAATATAGATGGATGGCTTCTATCAGCGGCAATTAACAAAAAAGCTTGAGATTTGTTAAAAAAACAGAGGAGAAATTACATTGGTGGCTTGGTCTCTTGTAGATGCCTGGATAGATGGATGGCTTCTAGCGCCTCACCGGCGAGGCGTGGGCCGGACAGCCGGAATCAACCTGCCGGTTCCAAAATGCAAAACAGCAGATTGATCAAAACAGAACATGATTCATTTCGATTTTAGTTTTTAAGCTGGTTGATTGAGCATGAACAGGTTACAGGTACAGAAATATCATGTAGGCGGATGCCCAATGGCATAAACAACATTATTTTCTTCAAGTAGATGTATATTCCTTGGAATTGGATTCTTCAGCTAGTGAAAACCAACACTactattttttctaaaaaaacatcACTAATAACTATCATATGACTATATGAGGTGAACATGATTCAGATTTCAGAAAGGGAAATTACCTTGGTGGCAGGTGGCTTGGTCTCTTGACTCTTGTAGATGCTCGGTGTCTGGCGAGGCCGCAGGGGGCGAGCCGAATGATCCGGAGCAGCGGGCGAAACCGCGGAAGGCGGACCATTCAGTTATGCGTACATTTGTGAAGGTTTGTTGCTCCAACTTGTGAAGCCATATAGTTAGTTTGTCCCTATCAGCTATAATAGCAAAAGTATATGGTCCTATTTCAGGTCTAAGGGTCAGTTtagaaaacaaaacaagaaaaGGCTCAGGTATACGAGGTCATATGGAGGATTCTTAGAATGTAGGCCATGTTTCGTTAAAAAAAAGATGGGCATGTTACTCACGTTCGCTTTCATTTCTGATCCATCTGTCAAACATAAATATTGTGAGCAAGATCACCGCCCAAATATGAACAGTTTAGAATCTTCAAACTTATGCAAAGTTCTTCTCCTAACAAAATCTTGAGAATTTGAAATTTTCATCAGCTGTTTCGATTATGTTTTCTTATTTCCCATGCCTTAATTTTTCTATCGGTTTGATGAATTGATGATAAATCGCGCTGGCATTTTCTTGTTAATTCTTCGGGTGTATGATTTTTTTGCCTCTATTAGGATTTCAGTTATATTTGTTCCAATGTGGGTTAAAACTCCTTACTATTTCAGTAAAGTGCATGCTCTTGGTTTTCCCCATTGACCTTTGTTGCTCTGAATTTGGGCACCTGGGTAGTGTAGCAGTACTTGTTACATGCAGGTAGTGTTAGAAATCAGCACTAATTCCGATTTTTTTCCATCATTGCTGCTTAGCACTCACATTTCTTTGCTGATGGATAGAATATGGAGTGATAGAAGCTTTGGGAAAGGGCTGGAGCTCTAGGTCTTATGGTGGTTCTGCCTAGAAATTGTTAGAAGCAATCTTGTCCCTAAAATTTAAACATAACTAAATCTAGGCACTTCTCAAAAGCTTCTCACTGTTAATATATATATTGACATTGTAGTTAACCTGTATCCTGCTTCGAGTTGTACACCTTATATTGTTAGTATATATTATTTCTCAATGGTTTTGAATTAAAGCTATGCATTTCTTCTATTACACTCTAGATGAACTTCTACTAAACCTGATAAAAGAGGACGCTACAACAACCACTTAAAAATAGTCATAGCTACACAAGCATGTAATAATATGTACTTATTGATATATTCTACCAAGGAATATAATTCAAGCTACTTGTCATTGTTTTATTTTTGCTGATGGAGGTGGATTATAATGCTTTGGCGATAATAACACCAACCTTACAGCCATATCATTTATGAATAACTACGACAAGGTAATGTAAGTTCCTTCTTGGAAGATGTTCTTTTGAGATTCATGTCTGGCAGGCATT
Protein-coding regions in this window:
- the LOC123165499 gene encoding uncharacterized protein, which translates into the protein MLPDLAAPGLINAAPVVHLPITASPITIPSASSKSAERVVACLQRSSSPTASPRTPSPTLPTPLPSEHGIQFKKGRPRAASTSSVPLLRRACTISGCSRAAPAAVGDGWSGTGRAAPRRPCRAQPLIVQPRAAPPLPLHSLPVAWSLDSCRCSVSGEAAGGEPNDPEQRAKPRKADHSVMRTFVKVSQRYTSSLRFVRSSSCWKFGRPTIKME